The window CTTGTCCCAGCCTGGCAAGTGACGAATATGATTACATCAAAACGCCGCAGGCGAATCAGATTGCCGATCTGCAAGATGACGATATGGATGGCGTGATCAACGCTCGTGACCTGTGTCCGGACACACCAAAAGGAGCACTGATCGATAATGATGGTTGCGGTGAAGTGATCCAGGATTCAGATAAGCGCCAGCTGCACATTTTGTTTGCCCATGACTCATATGAAATCAACCCGGTGTTTTCCGATCAAATTCAGGAAATGGCGATGTTTCTGAAAAAATATCCCAGCGCATCGATTGAGATTCAGGGCTATACCAGTAAAGTCGGCACAGATGATTACAACCTGGACTTATCCAAACAACGTGCAGAAGCGGTCGAAAGCAAATTACTCTCTT is drawn from Vibrio sp. CDRSL-10 TSBA and contains these coding sequences:
- a CDS encoding OmpA family protein, whose protein sequence is MKITILSLSVMISLAACPSLASDEYDYIKTPQANQIADLQDDDMDGVINARDLCPDTPKGALIDNDGCGEVIQDSDKRQLHILFAHDSYEINPVFSDQIQEMAMFLKKYPSASIEIQGYTSKVGTDDYNLDLSKQRAEAVESKLLSYGIAAKRVRIVGYGESRLVDDGDSNSAHAVNRRVTATVVGLKEKVVEEWTIFTTKKK